A region from the Catellatospora sp. TT07R-123 genome encodes:
- a CDS encoding NADPH-dependent F420 reductase, producing the protein MTTIGFIGSGNIGGTLAELAVKAGYDVVLSNSRGPETLADIASLLGPRARAGTVEEAATAGDLVLVSVPLHAYASIPVAPLANKVVMDTGNYYPERDGQIAVLDDGTLTSSELLQQHLPTSRVVKVFNNIYYKHLGALARPVDAVDRSALVVSGDDAAAKLAVIAFLEAIGYDGVDNGLLAQGGRAHQPGTPAYGAPYGPFEDEQGRPATKAELRQALDAA; encoded by the coding sequence ATGACCACGATCGGGTTCATCGGCAGCGGCAACATCGGCGGCACCCTGGCGGAACTGGCCGTCAAGGCGGGCTACGACGTGGTGCTCAGCAACTCGCGCGGCCCCGAGACGCTGGCCGACATCGCCTCCCTGCTCGGACCGCGGGCCCGCGCGGGCACGGTCGAGGAGGCGGCGACCGCGGGCGACCTGGTGCTGGTCAGCGTGCCGCTGCACGCGTACGCCAGCATCCCGGTCGCGCCGCTGGCGAACAAGGTCGTGATGGACACCGGCAACTACTACCCCGAGCGCGACGGGCAGATCGCCGTGCTCGACGACGGCACCCTGACCAGCAGCGAGCTGCTCCAGCAGCACCTGCCCACGTCGCGGGTGGTGAAGGTGTTCAACAACATCTACTACAAGCACCTGGGGGCGCTGGCGCGCCCGGTCGACGCCGTCGACCGCAGCGCGCTGGTGGTGTCCGGCGACGACGCGGCGGCGAAGCTGGCGGTGATCGCGTTCCTGGAGGCCATCGGCTACGACGGCGTCGACAACGGGCTGCTGGCCCAGGGTGGGCGGGCGCACCAGCCGGGCACGCCCGCGTACGGGGCGCCGTACGGCCCGTTCGAGGACGAGCAGGGGCGCCCCGCGACCAAGGCGGAGCTGCGCCAGGCCCTCGACGCGGCCTGA